In Rhodovulum sulfidophilum DSM 1374, the following are encoded in one genomic region:
- a CDS encoding heparinase II/III family protein, with protein sequence MAGQTEIEFPPLRRGAWRNRLHARLCALGRPASRLVFQPEPRSVGSFARGRQLCAGRFLFDGGAVEAPGLPIWDVDSPGLRFEAARQGFGWLDDLAAAADGKARTVAQDWVLGWIDRFGRGGGPGWTPELAGRRTIRLIHHARFLEAGLDAARCDRLHLALARQTAFLARRWRNAPPGLARFEALAGLIYGALCLEGMGRHLPGAQAALERACDTEIADDGALSSRNPEELLEVLTLLGWVESAMAAAKRPAWQGHRAAIQRIAPVLRALRHADGGLARFHGGGHGTEGRLDQALAAAGVKPRPLRGLAMGYARLASGRTTVIVDAARPPSGPASAEAHASTLAFELTSGRRPVIVNCGAGGAFGPGWRLAGRASSSHSTLAIEGFSSSRLAPRRRGRPQLLAEIPGSVDWRAETGQGGHALTAWHDGYAATHGLIHVRQLNLAYDGRALSGEDTLAAFTPEERAAFERAMERAGGAGIAFSIRFHLHPEIDAALDLGGSAVSLAPKSGEIWVFRHDGAASLSLVPSVYLETGRAEPRASQAILLSARMTDTACVVGWTLAKAHEGAQAPRDLEREDEFDDTAAPWTRPHSMTKD encoded by the coding sequence ATGGCAGGCCAGACCGAAATCGAGTTCCCGCCCTTGCGGCGCGGTGCATGGAGGAACCGTCTCCATGCCCGGCTGTGTGCGCTCGGCCGGCCCGCCTCGCGTCTGGTGTTTCAGCCCGAGCCGCGCTCGGTGGGCAGTTTCGCGCGGGGGCGGCAGCTTTGCGCGGGCCGCTTCCTGTTCGATGGCGGCGCGGTCGAGGCGCCCGGTCTCCCGATCTGGGATGTCGACAGCCCGGGCCTCCGCTTCGAGGCGGCGCGGCAGGGGTTCGGCTGGCTCGACGATCTGGCCGCCGCCGCCGATGGCAAGGCGCGGACGGTGGCGCAGGACTGGGTGCTGGGCTGGATCGACCGCTTCGGGCGCGGCGGGGGCCCGGGCTGGACGCCCGAACTGGCCGGGCGCCGGACGATCCGGCTGATCCATCACGCAAGGTTCCTCGAGGCCGGGCTCGACGCGGCCCGCTGCGACCGGCTGCATCTCGCGCTGGCGCGGCAGACGGCGTTTCTGGCCCGGCGCTGGCGCAACGCGCCGCCGGGGCTGGCGCGGTTCGAGGCGCTGGCCGGGCTGATCTACGGCGCGCTCTGCCTTGAAGGAATGGGGCGTCATCTGCCCGGGGCCCAGGCCGCGCTCGAGCGGGCTTGCGACACCGAGATCGCCGATGACGGGGCGCTGAGCTCCCGCAATCCCGAGGAGCTGCTGGAAGTCCTGACCCTTCTGGGATGGGTCGAGTCGGCAATGGCGGCGGCCAAACGCCCCGCCTGGCAGGGGCATCGCGCGGCGATCCAGCGGATCGCGCCGGTGCTGCGGGCGCTGCGCCATGCCGATGGCGGGCTGGCGCGGTTCCATGGCGGTGGCCACGGCACCGAGGGGCGGCTTGATCAGGCGCTGGCGGCGGCCGGGGTCAAGCCGCGCCCGCTGAGGGGGCTGGCGATGGGCTATGCCCGGCTGGCCTCGGGGCGCACCACGGTGATCGTCGACGCGGCCCGGCCGCCCTCGGGCCCGGCCTCGGCCGAGGCGCATGCCTCGACGCTGGCCTTCGAGCTGACCTCGGGGCGGCGGCCGGTGATCGTCAATTGCGGCGCGGGCGGTGCCTTCGGGCCGGGCTGGCGGCTGGCCGGGCGGGCGAGTTCGTCGCATTCGACGCTGGCGATCGAGGGCTTTTCCTCGTCGCGCCTGGCGCCCCGGCGGCGCGGGCGGCCACAATTGCTGGCCGAGATTCCGGGGTCTGTCGACTGGCGGGCCGAGACCGGACAGGGCGGCCATGCGCTGACCGCCTGGCATGACGGCTACGCGGCCACCCATGGGCTGATCCATGTGCGCCAGCTGAACCTGGCCTATGACGGCCGGGCGCTGTCGGGCGAGGACACGCTGGCGGCCTTCACCCCCGAGGAACGCGCGGCCTTCGAACGCGCCATGGAGCGCGCGGGCGGCGCGGGCATCGCCTTCTCGATCCGGTTCCACCTGCATCCCGAGATCGATGCAGCACTCGACCTTGGCGGCTCGGCGGTCTCGCTGGCCCCGAAAAGCGGCGAGATCTGGGTGTTTCGCCATGACGGCGCGGCCAGCCTGTCGCTTGTGCCCAGCGTCTATCTGGAAACCGGCCGTGCCGAGCCCCGCGCCAGCCAGGCCATCCTGCTGTCGGCGCGGATGACCGACACGGCCTGCGTCGTCGGCTGGACGCTGGCCAAGGCCCATGAAGGCGCGCAGGCCCCGCGGGACCTTGAGCGCGAAGACGAATTCGACGATACAGCAGCCCCCTGGACTCGCCCCCATTCAATGACGAAGGACTGA